The Pyxidicoccus sp. MSG2 DNA segment CCACATTGCGAGCGACCTCCAGGAAGGCCTTCGCCTCCAGGCTGTCCTTCGCACCCAGCACCACCGGCACGCCCGAGTCTCCGGACTCGCGCACCTTCAGGTCCAGGGGGATCTCCCCGAGGAATGGGATGCCGAACATCTCCGCCGCCTTGCGACCGCCACCGTGGTTGAAGATGGCCGTGACGTGCGAGCAGTTCGGGCAGACGAACTGGCTCATGTTCTCCACGATGCCGAGCACGGGGATGTGGACCTTGTCGAACATCTGCTTGGCGCGCACCACGTCGGCCAGGGCCACGTCCTGCGGCGTCGTCACCAGCACGGCGCCCGCGGCGCGGATGGACTGGGACAGCGACAGGGCCACGTCACCGGTTCCCGGAGGCAGGTCGAGGACGAGGTAGTCCAGCTCGCCCCAGTTCACATCGCGCACCAGCTGCATCAGCGCGCCGTGGAGCATGGGGCCGCGCCAGATGAGCGCCTGGTCCGCCTCCACGAGGAAGCCGATGGACATCACCTTGAGGCCATGGGCGACGAGCGGGTCCAGGGACTTGCCGTCCGGGCTCACCGGCTTCTTGTCCGCAAGGCCCGTCATGAGGGGCACGGAGGGGCCGTAGAAGTCCGCGTCCAGCAGGCCCACCTTGGCGCCGTGCATGGCGAGCGCGGTGGCGAGGTTGAGGGCCACGGTGCTCTTGCCCACCCCACCCTTGCCGGCGCCCACGAGGATGACGTTCTTCACCTTGGGGAGCAGCGCGCCGCCGGGGACGCCACCGCCGGCCGCGCGGACCTGGGCGCCCCACTCGATGTCGAAGGTCTTGAGGCCGGGGACGGTCTTGAGCGCGGCCTCGGCGTCCGCCTGGATCTTCCCCTTGAGCGGACAGGCCGGCGTGGTGAGTTCGATCTTGAGCTTCACCGAGTCGCCCGCGATGCGGATGTCCTTCACCATCCCCGCCTTCACGAGGTCCACGTGAAGCTCGGGGTCCATGACCTTCGACATCGCCGCGAGGACTGCCGCCTCGGAAACGCTCATCTGAACACCTGAAACCTTTTGGAAAACGGGCGGTTGGGGGCCGCCAACGGGCGCGGAATCTGCCAGCCCCCCGGGGGCTGTCAACGTCGTTTAACGCCGCTGTACGTCAAGCGCACCCTGGCGGGCTGCCGCCCGGTGGAGCATGGCCGGCGGGCTGAAGGGGTCTATCAGGAGGACTGGAGGATCAGGGGGCGGGCGGGCCATCACTCGATCGATGCCACGCGGTACTCGCCGTCCTCCAGCACCAGGACCACCGCGCGGTCCTCTCCGAGGGGGAACAGCGCCTCCCCCGCGCCGACCCGGACGTTGGCGTTGAGGGCGAGCCGGGCCCGGCGCAGGCGCTCCTTCGCGAGGGGCTCGCGCTCGAAGTCCTCGCGCAGGCGCTCGGGGGTGTAGCGGGCGCGCAGCGGCGCGGCGAGCAGGCTCCAGGCCTTCTGCCACTCGCGGGCCTCCACGTTGTCTAGGAATCGCGAGAGGGCCGCCCGGGGCACGTCCGCCGGCCGGGCCTCCACCACGCGCCACCCTTGTGCGGTGTGGGCCAGGGTGACGGAAGGGGCACGGGCCTCCAGCACCGCGGTGCCCGAGCGCACGGCGGCGGCACGCTCGCGACGGGTGGCTTCTTCCGAGTAGCGGTCCAGGAAGGCGACCTCGCCCTCGGGCGCTCCGTTGGTGAGGGCGTAGGCGTCCTGGAGGCGCCCCTCGTCCAGGGCCCGGGCATAGGCCTCGGCGACGGAGACGGGCTCGCGCGGGGTGGTGGCGCAGGCGGCCAACAAGGGCAGGCAGAGGAGGACGGTGCGCTTCATGAGGGCGCGGAGGGTAGCACCCCTGGGCGTGCTCCACCGCTCTACGTGGTTTGAATTACGGGCCGGGTGGACGGTAGTGCCCACTCGCTCCACGAGCCGTCGTACACCTGGATATCGGAGTAGCCCGCGAGCGTCGCCGCGAGGGCATCCACGCAGGCCGTGACGCCGGACCCGCAGCTGAACACGAGCCTGCGGCGTGAGCCGATCCTGCTCTCGAACAGCGCCGCGAGCTCGCTCCCGCTCTTCGCGTACCCCTTCACCTGCACGTCCGTGAAGGGCAGGTTCACGGCGTTGGGCATGTGCCCCTGCCTCAGCCCCGCGCGAGGCTCCGGGTCGAGTCCCTCGAAGCGTCGTTGCGAGCGGGCGTCGATCACTGCACAGCTCGCATCTTCCAGGGCCCGTTCCACCGCCGCGGCGTCGCAGAACGCCTTCCCGGTTGGCGCCGCGACGAAATCGCCCTCGCGCTCGATGCGCTCCGGTTCCTGCGCGGTCGGATGACCGGCTTCAACCCACGCCGGTAGACCGCCGTCGAGCACGGCCACCTGCGCATGCCCCATCGCCCTGAACATCCACCAGGCGCGCGGGCTCGAATACAGCCCGACCCGGTCGTAGACGACCACGACGCTGTCGCGATTGATGCCGAGCTTGCGCACTTCGCGTTCGAAGTGCGCGGGCCCCGGCATCATGTGCGGGAGGGACTGCGCATGGTCGCTGAACGCCCCGTCGAGGTCAAAGATGCGAGCGCCGGGAATCCGCGCGGAAGCGCTCTCTGGCGCGGAGGCCGCGCTCGGGCCGACGGGCTTCAGCTTCACTTCCAGGATGACGAGGCGCGGCTCGCCGAGCATCGACTCAAGCTCGGACACGGAGAGGAGCGCTTCCGGAAATCTGGGATGAGTCATCGGTTCCTCCTGCGAGACACCCTCGTCCCGAAATATGCCTTCTCCTGGTCGAACGACTCGAAGGAGGAAGGCGCATCCGGGTAGAGCGCCCGCAGACTGGCCCCCGCCGCCTGGACGACATTGAGGCAGGCGTGGTCCAGGGAGCTCAGCAGGAAGGAGCCACCGGGCATGTATTGGCATTGGCCGACCAGGGACACGGTGGTCGCCCATTGCTCGCAGGCCGCTCGGATGCGGTACGGAGGCGCCACCAGCTTCGCGAGGGCCTCCCGATCACACAGCTTCACCCGGTAGTTCAGCGCGTAGTACGCAAGCTCCTCATCCCGGTCGCTGGAGAGCTTCCGCATGAGCCTCGCCACTTCCGGACTCGGGGGCAGGACGTACAGGGCGAACACCAGCACCCTGCGCTGAGCGCCGGACGCGCGTTGGATGCGAGCCGCGAGCACCGTGGAGTCGTAGCGACGCGCCAGTTCCCGAGCCAGGTCCCAGTCCGAGGCCTCGCACTTCAGGGCATCACCCGCGCAGGACAGGACCTGCTCGAGCTCCATCTGCTCGAGAGGCGGAGGGCCAGGAACCTCCGTCATCATGAGGACCAGCAAGAGTGTCAGCATGGCGATTCATCACTCATCCACGGCCATGCGCGAGACGGTCCCACAGCTCCGCCAGAAGGTCGCGGACCCTGTCGCCCAGGAGCCCGGAGACGTCATCGAATCCCTCCGTACCCCACGGCCCACCCAGCCTCCACGCCGTCGGGCACAGCGCATACGTCTGCGCCCGCGCCGCGCCCATCAGCAGCTTGAGCAACGAGAGCCTCCTCTTCGGCCCACCGTACGTAATGATGTCGAACCGCTCCGCGGACACCTTCGCCAACTCCAGCGCGCGGCCACAGGCCGCCTCGAAGCCGCCGACGTGGTCCACCAGGCCCACCCCCTTCGCCCGCATCCCCGAGTACACCCGACCCTCCGCCAGCGTGTGGATCTCCTCCGGCGTCCGGCCGCGTCCCTTCGCCACGTACCCCAGGAAGCCCTGGTAGATCTCCTCCACCTCCGCCTCCAACGTGGCGCGCTCGCGCGGCGTGAAGCCCCGTGAGTTGGAGTTCAGCGCCGCGTTCTCCCCCCGGACCAGCACCGTCTGGTGCACGCCCAACCGCTCCAGCAGCACGGACGCATCGAACTTCCCCGCGAACACGCCAATCGAGCCCACCACCGCGTGCGGCGTGGACCAGATCTCCTTCGCTCCCACCGCCACCATGTACCCCGCGCTGGCGCACACCCGGTCCATGAACGCGATGACGGGCTTCTTCCGCCCCACCCGCTGCACCGCCTCCAGCATCTGCTCCGACGCAATCGGCGCGCCTCCGGGGCTGCTGATGTAGAGCACCACCGCCTTCGTGCGCCTGTCCCTCCCCGCCGCCCGCAGAGCCCTCACCACCGCGCCCGACGACGCCATCCGCTCACTGCTCGCCCCCTGCCCGGGGACGATGACGCCCGACACCGGCACCAGCGCCACGCGTGGCGGCCGCTTCATCCTCCGCCAGCGCACCGGAGGAAAAGGCACCGTGGCCAGGTACGTCGCCATGGACTCCAGCTCCGTCTCGTCCTCGTGCGCCTCCCCGGTCTTCACCAGCCCCAGGTGCACCGGCAGGTCGGCCTCGCTGACCAGCGCGTCCACCAGCCCCGACTCCACCGCACGCCGCGCGCTGAAGGGCCCCTGGTCGATGAGCGCCCGCACCTCCTCCGGCGTCTTGCGGCGCCCCCGCGCCACCGCGTCCACGAGGTCCACGTAGCGCTCGTCCAGGAACGACTCCACCGTCCGCGCCTGGATGTCCGACACCGTCGCGTGGGTGAAGAGCTCCGGCGCCGTCTTGTAGTCGCCGCGCCGCACGAAGTGGGCCTGGATGCCCACGCGTGACAACCCCTCGCCCAGGGCCGTGGCCTCCGCCGCGTAGCCCACCACGTCCACCCGGCCCATGGGCGCCAGGAGCACCTCGTCCGCCGCGCACATGATGGGGTAGGCGTCCGTCTCCACGCTCACCGCCCAGGCCACCACCCGCTTGCCCGCCCTGCGGAACTCCGCCAGCACGTCCACCAGCGCGTCGCGTCTGGCCGGCGGCACGGCCAGGTTCTCCACCTCCAGCAGGATGCCCTTCACCCGGGCGTCCCCCGCCAGCAGCCGCAGTGACTCCCGGAAGCGCTCCACCGAGGTGACGGCGGCCGGCTCCGGGCGGGTACCTCCCAGTTGAAACCGGGACTTGCGCCGCTCGCGGTACGGAGGGTCCCCCGTCAACCGGAAGCGCACATAGGCCGGCCGGTGGCGGGCGGCGAGCAGCCGGAAGGGCAGTCCCAGCAGGCTCCGCAGCAGGAGGAAGAGGTTCGCGAGGGCGATGAAGGGTAGGCGCAGCATGGCGTCCAGGGGGGAAATGTGGGCGTTCCGGCCGTAACGGAGGGCCCACAACCGCGCAAGCCCTGTTCAGCCCGTCCGTTGGGTCGTGTTAGCCTCCACCCTCATGCGAAACGCCCTCCCCCGGCTCGTTCTCGTCCTCGCCCTCTGCTCGGGCGGTGCCGCGCTGGCCCAGCCCCGGCGCCAGGTGCAGGATTTCAAGGCCCAGCGTGAGCTGACGGCCGAGGAAAAGGAGATCGCCAAGCAGCGCGCCATGGGCAACAACCTCAACTCCTATGGCAAGGACATCCAGGTGAAGCAGCCGCCCGTCCCCTGGATGGCCATTGGCCTGGTGGGGCTCGTGTTCGCGGCCGCCGTGCCCTTCGGGTTCCGGGCCTACCGGAACACGACGAAGGAGATCTCCGGCGCAAACACCTTCGGTGCCAACCGGAGTGACGAAGAAGAGGCCTGAGCCTCGCTCGTCAGCGCGGGCGGACCTCCACGGCGCCGCTCGCATCCACGCTGACGTGCACCGGTAGGAAGCACTCCACCACGCGGGCATGCGTGGTGAGGTGGTCGGTGATGCGCGCCGCCGTGAAGCGCGTGGTGCCCGGTGTGGCAGGCCCCAGCCGTCCGGAGGCCAGCAGCGCCGCGGGCAGGAGGATCTGATCCGCGAGGTGCTCGTCGAGCGCGCCCCCGGTCTCCATGAAGTCCGCCAGCGCCACGGCGGCCTCGCGCCCCACCTCCTCCGCGGCACGGCCCCGCTCGCCCAGCGCGGTGAAGCCGGCGATGGTGTGCTCGAACTGGGCCAGCACGAAGGTGACGGTGCCCACCGAGCGCGTCACCGGCAGCGGCCGGTTCTCCGCCTCGGCGAGGATGCCCCGCTCGCGCAGGGCGGCCACCGCGGCGCGGGACTGGCGCTCGGCGATGGTGAACGGCAGCCCGCCGGTGAAGGACGACACGCGCACCTCGCGCAGCATGCCACGCGCGGGGAGCTCCACCAGCAGCGGCGGCTCCTGGGGCGGGCCCACCTCGGCGACAATCTCCCCCGCGCCCTCCGGGTAGAAGCCCGCGTGCGGCATGGTGAGCTGCACGGGCAGCCCGTATGCGCGAGCCACCGGCTGCCAGACGTTGGCGACGTAGTGGTAGCTGGGGCTGTGCGGCAGGTGCGTGCCGCCGCGCAGGGTGAGCTGTCCGCCGCCGGCCAGCGCCAGCGGGTAGACGAGACACTGGAAGAGCAGCGGCGTGCTCCCGGCGGTGCTCACTTCCAGCAGGTAGTCCCCCGCGCGCACGGGGCCGGGAGTGAAGGTGAGCTCGGAGGCGCCCACGGTGGCGCCCTCGCTGGAGCCGCCGCTCAGCGCCTCGGCGCCGCGCACGCAGGCCAGGTGCTGGGGACGCAGGCCCCGAGGGTCTCGCTTTTCGCGCAGTCGGCGGATGCGGAAGGGGCGACCGGTGATGAGCGACAGCGACAGCGCGGTGCGGAGAATCTGCCCTCCTCCCTCACCCTCACTCCCGTCGAGCTCCACCCGCCCGCTGTCGGGCCCCTCCGTGCCGGTCATGTCCCTCACGTCCAAGGCGTTACCGCGTGGCAGGTGCAGCGTAACAGGAACGCAGGGGGATCTCCCGTGCGGAACGGACGTCACACTTCGTCCGTCCGCCGGAGATGTCGGGCCGGAAGCACTGCGACTTCCGGCCCGCGCTTCGAGCCTTCGAGCTCGTGCCCTACTCGTCCGCGGACGGCAGCACGCCCACCTTCACGGAGCTGGGGTGCGCCGCGGACATGTACACGCGGTGGAACGCGCGCGTGAAGTCCGCGTCCTTCGCCTCGAAGATGTTGGGGACGAAGGTCTGCGGGTTGCGGTCGATGAAGGGGAACCAGCTCGACTGCACCTGGATCATCACCCGGTGCCCGCGCTGGAAGGTGTGGAACACGTCGTTGATGACGAAGCGCACCTTCGTCACCTCGCCGGGCTTGAAGGCCTTGGGCTCGCTGTAGCTGTCGCGGAAGCGGCCGCGGAACGGCTCACCGCGCACGAGCGTCTGCTGCCCGCCGCGGTTCTTCTTCCCCTGCTCGTCGTCGTTCTTCTTCCACCCGCGCAGCGTGCCCGGATTCACGTCCACCAGCTTCACCACCCAGTCCGCGTCCGTGCCGGTGGTGGACACCCACAGCTCCGCCTCCAGCGGGCCCGCCAGCGTCAGGTCATTCGCGAGCGGCTCCGTCTGGAAGACCAGCACGTCCGGCCGGCGCGACGCGAAGCGCTGGTCCTCCGTCATGTAGTTCTTGCTCCAGCCGGAGGTCAGCTCCTGCGTGTACGGCACCGGCTTGTCCGGGTCGCTCACGTACTCGGCGAAGGACTCCGTGGTGCCCGTGGGCGCCTTGTTGACCGACAGGACGCCCTTGGGCTGGAAGTAGAGCTTCGTCTCGCGCACGCCCTTGGGCGGCCAGCTCTCGAAGCGGCGCCAGCGGTTGGCGCCCGTCTCGAACACCAGCGCCTCTGGCAGCTCCGGCTTCTTGCCGTCCTTGAGGTACGACTTGAAGAAGTCGAGCGCCAGGTCCTGGTACGTCTCGCTCGTCTTGAAGCCGAACTCCGCGTCACCCAGCTCGTTGCCCTCCGTGCCCTGCCAGCCGCCGTGCCGCCACGGGCCCATGATGAGCGTGTTGGTGGTGCCCGGGTTCTGCTTTTCAATCGCCGCGTAGGTCCGCAGCGGCCCGTACAGGTCCTCCGTGTCGTACCAGCCGCCCACCGTCATCACCGCCGCCTTGATGTTCTTCAGGTGCGGCAGCAGGTTTCGCGCCTGCCAGAAGGCGTCGTAGTTGGGGTGCGCGACGAGGTCCTTCCAGAAGGAGATATCTCCCTTGAGGTGCTTCGTGTCCGCGTTGCTCAGCGCCCCCACGTCCAGGAAGAAGTCATACGCGTCCGGCGTGCCGATGTCGTACGGCTTCCACTCCTCGGCGTCCGTGGGCTGGGGCCGCGGCTTGCCGAACACGGAGAAGAAGCTGAACGCCATGCCCAGGTTGAAGGCGCCATGCCGGTGCATGTCGTCCCAGAACCAGTCGGCGATGGGTGCCTGCGGGGACACCGCCTTGAGCGCCGGGTGCGAGTCGATGGCGCCCGCCGACGTGTAGAAGCCA contains these protein-coding regions:
- a CDS encoding Mrp/NBP35 family ATP-binding protein codes for the protein MSVSEAAVLAAMSKVMDPELHVDLVKAGMVKDIRIAGDSVKLKIELTTPACPLKGKIQADAEAALKTVPGLKTFDIEWGAQVRAAGGGVPGGALLPKVKNVILVGAGKGGVGKSTVALNLATALAMHGAKVGLLDADFYGPSVPLMTGLADKKPVSPDGKSLDPLVAHGLKVMSIGFLVEADQALIWRGPMLHGALMQLVRDVNWGELDYLVLDLPPGTGDVALSLSQSIRAAGAVLVTTPQDVALADVVRAKQMFDKVHIPVLGIVENMSQFVCPNCSHVTAIFNHGGGRKAAEMFGIPFLGEIPLDLKVRESGDSGVPVVLGAKDSLEAKAFLEVARNVAGRVSAQSMKSVPLPVVQAR
- a CDS encoding sulfurtransferase gives rise to the protein MTHPRFPEALLSVSELESMLGEPRLVILEVKLKPVGPSAASAPESASARIPGARIFDLDGAFSDHAQSLPHMMPGPAHFEREVRKLGINRDSVVVVYDRVGLYSSPRAWWMFRAMGHAQVAVLDGGLPAWVEAGHPTAQEPERIEREGDFVAAPTGKAFCDAAAVERALEDASCAVIDARSQRRFEGLDPEPRAGLRQGHMPNAVNLPFTDVQVKGYAKSGSELAALFESRIGSRRRLVFSCGSGVTACVDALAATLAGYSDIQVYDGSWSEWALPSTRPVIQTT
- the sppA gene encoding signal peptide peptidase SppA, whose protein sequence is MLRLPFIALANLFLLLRSLLGLPFRLLAARHRPAYVRFRLTGDPPYRERRKSRFQLGGTRPEPAAVTSVERFRESLRLLAGDARVKGILLEVENLAVPPARRDALVDVLAEFRRAGKRVVAWAVSVETDAYPIMCAADEVLLAPMGRVDVVGYAAEATALGEGLSRVGIQAHFVRRGDYKTAPELFTHATVSDIQARTVESFLDERYVDLVDAVARGRRKTPEEVRALIDQGPFSARRAVESGLVDALVSEADLPVHLGLVKTGEAHEDETELESMATYLATVPFPPVRWRRMKRPPRVALVPVSGVIVPGQGASSERMASSGAVVRALRAAGRDRRTKAVVLYISSPGGAPIASEQMLEAVQRVGRKKPVIAFMDRVCASAGYMVAVGAKEIWSTPHAVVGSIGVFAGKFDASVLLERLGVHQTVLVRGENAALNSNSRGFTPRERATLEAEVEEIYQGFLGYVAKGRGRTPEEIHTLAEGRVYSGMRAKGVGLVDHVGGFEAACGRALELAKVSAERFDIITYGGPKRRLSLLKLLMGAARAQTYALCPTAWRLGGPWGTEGFDDVSGLLGDRVRDLLAELWDRLAHGRG
- the rtcA gene encoding RNA 3'-terminal phosphate cyclase, giving the protein MTGTEGPDSGRVELDGSEGEGGGQILRTALSLSLITGRPFRIRRLREKRDPRGLRPQHLACVRGAEALSGGSSEGATVGASELTFTPGPVRAGDYLLEVSTAGSTPLLFQCLVYPLALAGGGQLTLRGGTHLPHSPSYHYVANVWQPVARAYGLPVQLTMPHAGFYPEGAGEIVAEVGPPQEPPLLVELPARGMLREVRVSSFTGGLPFTIAERQSRAAVAALRERGILAEAENRPLPVTRSVGTVTFVLAQFEHTIAGFTALGERGRAAEEVGREAAVALADFMETGGALDEHLADQILLPAALLASGRLGPATPGTTRFTAARITDHLTTHARVVECFLPVHVSVDASGAVEVRPR
- a CDS encoding CocE/NonD family hydrolase codes for the protein MHSVSRSLAALLLFSLAGPAGAQSGPQAPKPPYGWSQERVDRIRSRYTKYEFRIPMRDGKRLFTSVYVPVDASPAKRYPMLMVRTPYTVAPYGVDRYANSLGPSEAFEKEGFIFVAQDVRGAHMSEGEYLNVRPHNPKKSGPKDVDESTDTYDTIEWLVKNVPNNNGRVGQWGISYPGFYTSAGAIDSHPALKAVSPQAPIADWFWDDMHRHGAFNLGMAFSFFSVFGKPRPQPTDAEEWKPYDIGTPDAYDFFLDVGALSNADTKHLKGDISFWKDLVAHPNYDAFWQARNLLPHLKNIKAAVMTVGGWYDTEDLYGPLRTYAAIEKQNPGTTNTLIMGPWRHGGWQGTEGNELGDAEFGFKTSETYQDLALDFFKSYLKDGKKPELPEALVFETGANRWRRFESWPPKGVRETKLYFQPKGVLSVNKAPTGTTESFAEYVSDPDKPVPYTQELTSGWSKNYMTEDQRFASRRPDVLVFQTEPLANDLTLAGPLEAELWVSTTGTDADWVVKLVDVNPGTLRGWKKNDDEQGKKNRGGQQTLVRGEPFRGRFRDSYSEPKAFKPGEVTKVRFVINDVFHTFQRGHRVMIQVQSSWFPFIDRNPQTFVPNIFEAKDADFTRAFHRVYMSAAHPSSVKVGVLPSADE